One genomic segment of Acinetobacter sp. C26M includes these proteins:
- the pncA gene encoding bifunctional nicotinamidase/pyrazinamidase, with protein MQSDSKHSALIVVDVQNGFTPGGNLAVTDADQIIPVINQLARQFETVVLTQDWHPDQHISFADNHENQVPFETIELPYGTQVLWPRHCVQGTHDAEFHPDLDIPTAQLIIRKGFHVNIDSYSAFMEADRKTPTGLKGYLTEHQIDTVYIVGIATDFCVAWTALDAAQMGFKTYVIEDACKAIDLNGSLQSAWHNMLEQGVQRIQAAAILV; from the coding sequence ATGCAAAGCGATTCAAAACATAGCGCATTAATTGTTGTTGATGTGCAAAATGGATTTACACCGGGTGGAAACTTGGCAGTCACTGACGCTGATCAAATTATCCCAGTGATTAATCAACTAGCGCGTCAGTTTGAAACCGTCGTGCTGACCCAAGACTGGCATCCCGATCAGCATATTTCTTTTGCTGATAATCACGAAAATCAAGTTCCATTTGAAACCATTGAGTTGCCATATGGAACCCAAGTGTTATGGCCAAGACATTGTGTACAAGGCACACACGATGCTGAATTCCACCCCGATCTTGATATTCCAACCGCGCAACTGATTATCCGCAAAGGCTTTCACGTCAATATTGATAGTTATTCAGCCTTTATGGAAGCAGATCGTAAAACACCGACAGGTCTAAAGGGCTATTTAACAGAACACCAAATTGATACGGTCTATATTGTGGGGATTGCCACCGATTTTTGTGTGGCGTGGACGGCACTGGATGCTGCACAGATGGGTTTTAAAACCTATGTGATTGAAGATGCCTGTAAAGCGATTGATTTAAATGGTTCATTACAAAGCGCATGGCATAACATGTTAGAACAAGGCGTTCAACGCATTCAGGCTGCTGCAATTTTGGTATAG
- a CDS encoding replication-associated recombination protein A produces MSDTHIPLPERLRPRDLSEIIGQDHLLGENAPLRQMIDQGHLPSIIFWGPPGVGKTTIALLLAQAVDRPFISLSALNTGVKELREVIAESGDLLTPVVFIDEIHRFNKSQQDALLNAVEKGKITLIGATTENPSFEVNSALLSRCQVYTLNNLSAEAIQTLLNKAIQTDKFLKERFIQIEEYDALIQFAAGDARKALNLIDLIASTFEPDIENLVTNAIVVKVAQQNIARYDKSGEQHYDLVSAFIKSIRGSDPDATLYWMARMLKGGEDPVFIARRMLIAASEDIGNSNPNALLLAGECFRSVQAVGMPEARIILGQCAVYLATSPKSNSTYLAINKALELAEKTANLPVPLHLRNAPTKLMKQQGYGVDYLYPHNYPEHFVLQDYLPPELRGTKLYERALNKREVEGERLQQRRWQQEQQQQ; encoded by the coding sequence ATGTCAGATACGCATATTCCTTTACCTGAACGTTTACGTCCTCGTGACTTGTCCGAAATTATTGGACAAGATCATTTGCTGGGTGAAAATGCCCCTTTACGTCAGATGATTGATCAAGGGCACCTGCCTTCGATTATCTTCTGGGGGCCACCAGGGGTCGGGAAAACCACGATTGCATTGTTATTGGCTCAAGCCGTGGATCGTCCTTTTATTAGCCTATCTGCACTCAATACAGGTGTGAAAGAGCTTCGTGAGGTGATTGCCGAAAGTGGTGACTTGTTGACCCCTGTGGTGTTTATTGACGAGATTCATCGCTTCAATAAATCGCAGCAAGATGCCTTACTCAATGCGGTCGAGAAAGGCAAAATTACCTTGATTGGGGCAACTACAGAGAATCCTTCTTTTGAAGTGAATAGTGCCTTACTGTCTCGCTGTCAGGTTTATACCCTGAACAATCTGAGTGCTGAAGCAATTCAAACCCTGTTGAATAAAGCGATTCAAACGGATAAGTTTTTAAAAGAACGTTTTATCCAGATTGAAGAATATGATGCGCTGATTCAGTTTGCGGCAGGTGATGCACGTAAGGCGCTTAATCTGATTGATTTGATTGCCAGTACCTTTGAGCCTGATATTGAGAATCTCGTAACCAATGCCATCGTCGTTAAAGTCGCGCAGCAAAATATTGCGCGTTACGACAAATCAGGTGAGCAGCATTATGATCTGGTTTCGGCATTTATCAAATCGATTCGCGGTAGTGATCCAGATGCGACGTTGTACTGGATGGCACGCATGCTAAAAGGTGGCGAAGATCCAGTCTTTATTGCACGTCGTATGCTGATTGCTGCATCGGAAGATATCGGCAATTCCAATCCAAATGCCTTGTTGCTGGCGGGAGAGTGTTTCCGTTCAGTCCAAGCGGTGGGGATGCCTGAAGCGCGTATTATCCTAGGGCAATGTGCCGTGTATCTGGCCACTAGCCCGAAAAGTAATAGCACCTATCTTGCGATTAACAAAGCCTTAGAGCTGGCAGAAAAAACTGCAAACCTGCCTGTGCCTTTGCACTTACGCAATGCACCAACCAAGTTGATGAAGCAGCAAGGTTATGGGGTGGATTATCTGTATCCGCACAACTATCCTGAACACTTCGTATTACAGGACTATTTGCCTCCAGAATTACGCGGTACCAAACTGTACGAACGAGCCTTAAATAAACGTGAGGTCGAAGGCGAACGTTTGCAGCAACGCCGTTGGCAACAGGAACAACAGCAGCAGTAA
- the yddG gene encoding aromatic amino acid DMT transporter YddG yields MNAKKATLIGLVAILLWSLIVALIKDVSSHFGAVGGAALIYTLASIFLLFSVGWTSLKSFPKTYLIWGSILFVAYEICLSLSIGYSSNNRQAIEVGMVNYLWPTFTMVAAIIFNQQKANFLIIPGFIISILGICWVLGGEQGLDLAGMLQNIQHNPFSYGLAFIGTLLWAAYCTLTARIAQGSNGITLFFILVSAVLWIKYALMGGGTFDFDWSSSISLFFAAAAMGFGYAAWNVGILHGNVTLLAGASYFIPVLSAFFSAILLSTPLGLSFWYGAFMVCLGSILCWVATQKKR; encoded by the coding sequence ATGAACGCAAAAAAAGCAACATTGATTGGATTGGTCGCGATCTTGCTTTGGAGTTTGATCGTTGCCTTGATTAAGGATGTCAGTAGTCATTTTGGCGCAGTGGGTGGTGCAGCGCTAATTTATACACTGGCCTCCATTTTCCTGCTGTTCTCGGTCGGCTGGACCAGCCTCAAAAGTTTTCCCAAAACCTATTTGATCTGGGGCAGTATTCTATTTGTTGCCTATGAAATTTGTTTATCGCTTTCGATTGGTTATAGCAGTAATAATCGACAGGCGATTGAGGTGGGGATGGTCAATTATTTATGGCCAACCTTTACCATGGTGGCTGCCATTATTTTTAATCAGCAAAAAGCCAATTTTCTGATTATTCCTGGCTTTATCATTTCAATATTGGGGATCTGTTGGGTACTCGGTGGCGAGCAGGGCTTAGATTTGGCAGGGATGTTACAAAACATTCAGCACAATCCATTCAGTTATGGGCTTGCCTTTATTGGAACATTACTGTGGGCTGCCTACTGTACGCTCACAGCAAGAATTGCGCAGGGCAGCAATGGCATCACCCTATTTTTTATTCTCGTCTCGGCGGTGCTTTGGATTAAATATGCATTGATGGGGGGCGGCACATTTGATTTTGATTGGTCTTCTTCAATTTCATTGTTTTTTGCGGCAGCAGCGATGGGCTTTGGTTATGCCGCTTGGAATGTTGGGATTTTGCATGGCAATGTAACGCTATTGGCAGGTGCATCCTATTTTATTCCAGTTTTATCCGCCTTTTTTTCGGCAATTCTACTCAGTACGCCATTAGGCCTTTCTTTCTGGTATGGTGCATTTATGGTGTGTTTGGGTTCAATTCTATGTTGGGTAGCAACACAGAAAAAACGCTAA
- a CDS encoding TonB-dependent receptor: MNAPILKTFPLSLSSSLILLALYSNVHAAENNPIEPEQVKTLATIVVTGTRANNRSQTESLQPIDVISAKELTERTGSNELGTALSRIIPSINFPRPTVVDGTELVRPAQLKGLAPDQVLVLVNGKRRHTGAFINLGGTIGRGSAPTDLNAIPISAISRVEVLREGASARYGSDAIAGVINIILKSNPTHGEAGIKYGIYNKGDGEQKQSFVSGGTKLNNYGYAIFSGEWQDSQATNRAGADLRDPKSSTYGQRTFRFGDPDSDEVKAALNLGYDLSDHAELYSFATYSHRNAETAGFYRLNNASNNIPALFPNGYLPIIQGQLDDFGAVAGIKGDWSDWHYDASVNYGLNRYDVDTKTINVDLYKDTATTPFGFQNGTLKNAQTVVNFDLSREFNLAALASPLNVAFGTQYLNQKYQIQAGDPASYYKSGSSGLAGFRSADAGEWSRDSYAAYLDLEASLTEKLSASTAYRHEYYNDFGHTDNASLSLRYAIHPAVAIRGSASTGFRAPSLAQQYFAQTSSQLVNGQFAEAGTFPTTSYVAQLLGAEQLKPEKSKNYSVGLVLTPTDQLYVTLDAYQIDIDNRISLSSNINASSATVRQYLNSKGITDTNFNTIRYFNNASDTRTRGVDLVATYKWTALPYGELNTSLAYNYNKNKVTHVDGNPAILDALGINLTRLDRREQYGLLAGSTPEHKFSLANDYKLGNFTVNTNVTRYGSFKTFSNSGEAKDQKFSAKWLLDLALSYQYQNWNFTIGGDNITDVYPDKDVYDINQSTGGSLPYSQFSPFGFNGAFYYGKINYRW; encoded by the coding sequence ATGAATGCTCCCATTTTAAAGACTTTTCCTTTAAGTCTAAGTAGTAGTCTGATTCTGCTTGCCCTATATAGCAATGTTCATGCGGCTGAGAACAATCCAATAGAACCCGAACAAGTCAAAACACTCGCGACCATTGTGGTCACAGGAACCCGTGCCAACAATCGCTCACAAACAGAGTCCTTACAGCCGATTGATGTGATTAGTGCCAAAGAACTGACTGAGCGCACCGGCTCTAATGAACTCGGGACTGCACTATCTCGAATTATTCCTTCAATTAATTTTCCACGTCCAACCGTGGTGGATGGAACTGAACTGGTTCGACCTGCTCAACTGAAAGGACTTGCACCTGATCAAGTACTGGTTTTGGTTAATGGTAAGCGTCGCCACACAGGTGCCTTTATTAACCTTGGCGGAACCATTGGTCGTGGCTCTGCCCCAACCGATTTGAATGCGATTCCGATCTCAGCGATTAGCCGTGTCGAAGTACTCCGTGAAGGTGCATCGGCCCGCTATGGTTCCGATGCGATTGCAGGCGTGATTAATATTATTTTGAAATCCAACCCGACGCATGGTGAAGCTGGGATTAAATACGGGATTTATAACAAAGGAGATGGTGAACAAAAACAATCCTTTGTTTCTGGTGGAACTAAACTGAATAATTATGGTTATGCGATTTTTTCAGGGGAATGGCAGGATAGCCAAGCCACCAACCGTGCAGGTGCTGACCTGCGTGATCCAAAATCAAGCACCTATGGACAGCGCACTTTCCGTTTTGGGGATCCAGATTCCGATGAGGTAAAAGCAGCCTTGAATTTAGGTTATGACCTCAGTGATCATGCAGAGCTATATTCTTTTGCGACCTATAGCCATCGTAATGCAGAAACTGCTGGATTCTATCGTTTAAACAATGCCTCCAATAATATTCCTGCTCTTTTTCCAAATGGTTATCTACCCATCATTCAGGGCCAACTCGATGATTTTGGCGCAGTTGCAGGGATCAAAGGTGATTGGTCAGACTGGCATTATGATGCCTCGGTGAATTATGGTTTAAATCGTTATGATGTCGATACCAAGACCATTAATGTTGATCTCTATAAAGATACAGCCACCACACCTTTCGGCTTTCAGAATGGTACGCTGAAAAATGCACAAACAGTGGTGAATTTTGATCTTTCTCGAGAGTTTAATCTTGCAGCCCTTGCAAGCCCGCTGAATGTTGCCTTTGGTACGCAATATTTAAATCAGAAATATCAAATCCAAGCGGGTGATCCAGCCTCCTATTATAAAAGTGGCTCTTCTGGTTTAGCAGGCTTTCGCTCTGCCGATGCAGGTGAATGGTCACGCGACAGTTATGCAGCTTATTTGGATCTAGAAGCCAGTTTGACTGAAAAATTATCTGCATCTACAGCATATCGCCACGAATATTATAATGATTTTGGACATACCGATAATGCATCATTATCTTTGCGCTATGCGATTCATCCAGCTGTTGCGATACGTGGAAGTGCATCTACCGGTTTCCGGGCGCCAAGTCTTGCTCAACAATATTTTGCGCAAACCTCCTCACAACTGGTCAATGGTCAATTTGCTGAAGCAGGAACCTTCCCCACCACGTCATACGTTGCTCAACTACTTGGTGCAGAACAACTCAAACCAGAGAAATCCAAGAACTATAGTGTAGGTTTAGTGCTTACCCCAACTGATCAACTGTATGTGACTTTGGATGCTTATCAAATCGACATTGATAATCGAATTAGTCTGTCCTCCAATATCAATGCCAGCAGTGCGACCGTCCGCCAATACCTGAATTCAAAAGGGATCACCGACACCAACTTCAACACGATTCGTTATTTCAACAATGCCAGCGATACCCGCACGCGTGGTGTTGACTTAGTTGCAACCTATAAATGGACTGCATTGCCTTATGGCGAACTCAATACATCATTGGCCTACAACTACAATAAAAATAAAGTGACCCACGTGGATGGTAATCCTGCCATCTTAGATGCTCTGGGCATTAACCTCACGCGTCTTGATCGTCGAGAGCAATACGGTTTATTGGCTGGCAGTACGCCTGAGCATAAGTTCAGTTTAGCCAATGACTATAAGCTTGGAAACTTCACTGTGAATACCAATGTCACACGTTATGGTAGCTTTAAAACCTTTAGTAATTCAGGCGAAGCCAAAGACCAAAAATTCTCAGCCAAATGGTTACTCGATTTAGCACTTTCTTACCAATATCAAAACTGGAACTTTACCATTGGCGGTGACAATATTACCGATGTTTATCCTGATAAAGATGTTTATGACATCAACCAATCCACAGGCGGTAGCTTGCCTTATAGCCAGTTCTCGCCTTTTGGCTTTAATGGCGCGTTCTATTACGGCAAGATCAATTATCGTTGGTAA
- a CDS encoding Lrp/AsnC family transcriptional regulator produces the protein MTVELDDFDQKIIHHLQMNGRLANQELAELVGLSTSQCSRRRVQLEQKKIITGYYAQIALSADPAPIMGIIEVKLQNYSDATHDRFVEFLLHEPAVKDIHKLTGSYDFALKVAVKNLDEMVKLIGILSSKNFGVSNLNTSIVLEKLKENGIAIK, from the coding sequence ATGACAGTCGAGCTTGATGATTTTGATCAGAAAATTATCCATCATTTACAAATGAATGGACGGTTGGCCAATCAGGAACTTGCTGAATTGGTGGGTTTGTCGACCTCGCAATGTTCTCGTCGTCGTGTTCAGCTTGAACAGAAGAAAATTATTACCGGGTATTATGCTCAAATTGCGTTGAGTGCAGATCCGGCACCGATCATGGGTATTATTGAAGTGAAATTGCAAAACTATAGTGATGCAACCCATGATCGTTTTGTTGAGTTTCTGCTACATGAGCCTGCCGTGAAAGATATTCATAAATTAACAGGTAGTTATGACTTTGCACTTAAAGTAGCGGTTAAAAATTTAGATGAGATGGTTAAACTCATCGGGATTTTGTCTTCTAAGAATTTTGGCGTCAGTAATCTCAATACCTCAATTGTGCTAGAAAAACTAAAAGAAAACGGGATTGCGATTAAGTAA
- a CDS encoding lipoprotein-34 precursor (NlpB): MQLRLGVVLVISALSLAGCGRFALNNHSLDYKKAQALEPLKFPENATVRPFTPLYPAPTVDPLAIQHAPTFENATGNRYALPRPESMKTASNTTEAAATTLGRPQLVMDGNKNPLLKVEGPTATAWQYTFATVNSLNYKVISQADHGYEATIKVGDQNYLLKLTAVGSNNTIALFKLDTTFADPAVATEVLAQIYQNWPA, from the coding sequence ATGCAATTACGTCTTGGTGTTGTCCTTGTCATTTCAGCTTTAAGTTTGGCTGGTTGTGGTCGTTTTGCCCTCAATAATCATTCTTTAGATTATAAAAAAGCGCAAGCGCTTGAACCACTCAAATTCCCTGAGAATGCAACGGTAAGACCATTCACGCCATTGTATCCAGCCCCAACGGTTGATCCACTTGCGATTCAACATGCGCCAACATTTGAGAACGCAACTGGCAACCGTTATGCATTGCCTCGTCCAGAGTCAATGAAAACTGCAAGCAATACCACTGAAGCGGCAGCAACGACTTTAGGTCGTCCACAATTGGTGATGGATGGGAATAAAAACCCATTACTGAAAGTGGAAGGCCCAACAGCAACTGCATGGCAATATACTTTTGCGACCGTCAACAGCCTCAACTACAAAGTCATTTCTCAAGCAGATCATGGCTATGAAGCGACTATTAAGGTTGGTGATCAGAACTACCTATTGAAGCTTACTGCTGTTGGCTCAAATAACACCATTGCCCTCTTCAAACTTGACACCACTTTTGCAGACCCAGCGGTTGCAACTGAAGTGTTAGCTCAGATTTACCAAAATTGGCCAGCCTAG
- a CDS encoding amidohydrolase — MNRTYLKHCVLFTSISLAVAGCATTAVPVTATEQLFYGGPILTMSGNSPEYAEALLVKDGKIVFVGSKQQAERLADKKVQSIDLKNKTLLPSFIDAHSHVNMVGFHQMVANLYPMPDGQVSDINSLVNVLNSWKAQNPSVIKTMGGWILGNGYDDAQLNEQRHPTATDLDRVSQEQPVMILHQSGHLASVNHKALELLKINQNTPNPAGGVIRREANSNVPNGVLEESALFTAIGSIFKDVPPAVMFQIAEKGIDVYVKNGFTTVQEGRADQGTTEMWHVLAKQNRLPIDVVSYPDITTSQDYMLKQGSQRQYDHHFRIGGVKISLDGSPQGKTAWLTQPYLVPPEGKDKTYKGYPAISNDQQVKDYINLAFKQGWQVLAHANGDAAIDQFIEVVKDATAKQGLADRRSVLIHSQTIRDDQLDQLKALDIIPSFFSLHTFYWGDWHRQQTLGETRAAHISPTATALKKHLIFTEHHDAPVVPPSSMMMLDATVNRVTRSNYVLGADERISPYLALKSMTDWAAYQYFEDQTKGTLSQGKLADLVILNQNPLTVPSREIKNIKVLATYKEGKLIYQNVQN; from the coding sequence ATGAACCGTACTTATCTCAAACACTGCGTTTTATTCACGTCTATTTCACTGGCTGTTGCGGGCTGTGCAACGACGGCAGTACCTGTCACTGCAACAGAACAACTGTTTTATGGTGGCCCGATTCTGACGATGTCAGGTAATAGTCCTGAATATGCTGAAGCCCTGTTGGTAAAGGATGGAAAAATTGTTTTTGTGGGCTCAAAGCAGCAGGCTGAACGCTTGGCGGATAAAAAAGTTCAATCGATTGATCTAAAAAATAAAACCTTATTGCCAAGTTTTATTGATGCGCATAGTCATGTGAATATGGTTGGTTTCCATCAAATGGTCGCCAATCTCTACCCCATGCCTGATGGTCAGGTCTCAGATATCAATTCTTTGGTGAATGTGCTGAATAGTTGGAAAGCCCAAAATCCATCCGTGATTAAAACCATGGGCGGCTGGATTTTGGGTAATGGCTATGATGATGCACAACTGAATGAGCAGCGTCATCCTACGGCAACCGATCTCGATCGGGTGTCTCAAGAGCAACCTGTAATGATCTTGCATCAATCTGGGCATTTAGCATCCGTCAATCATAAAGCACTTGAATTATTGAAGATCAATCAAAACACTCCGAATCCAGCAGGGGGTGTGATTCGCCGTGAAGCCAACTCAAATGTCCCAAATGGCGTGTTAGAAGAGTCCGCTTTATTTACCGCAATTGGCTCAATTTTTAAAGACGTGCCGCCTGCGGTAATGTTCCAGATCGCAGAAAAAGGGATTGATGTCTATGTAAAAAATGGTTTTACCACGGTACAAGAAGGGCGGGCTGATCAGGGGACTACTGAAATGTGGCATGTCTTAGCTAAGCAGAATCGACTGCCAATTGATGTGGTTTCTTATCCCGATATCACCACCAGCCAAGACTATATGCTCAAGCAAGGCAGTCAGCGACAGTATGATCATCATTTTCGTATTGGTGGAGTGAAAATCAGTTTAGATGGTTCGCCTCAAGGTAAAACCGCTTGGCTGACACAACCCTATTTGGTACCACCTGAAGGTAAAGATAAGACTTATAAGGGCTATCCTGCCATAAGTAATGATCAGCAGGTCAAGGACTATATCAATTTAGCCTTTAAGCAAGGGTGGCAAGTACTGGCGCATGCCAATGGCGATGCTGCGATTGATCAATTTATTGAGGTAGTGAAGGATGCTACAGCAAAACAAGGACTAGCAGATCGTCGTAGCGTATTGATCCATTCGCAAACCATTCGTGATGATCAACTGGATCAGCTCAAAGCCTTAGATATTATTCCATCTTTCTTTTCACTACATACCTTTTACTGGGGCGATTGGCATCGCCAGCAAACCTTAGGCGAAACTCGCGCTGCACATATTTCGCCAACCGCAACCGCTTTAAAAAAGCATCTGATCTTTACCGAGCATCATGATGCACCTGTGGTACCACCGAGCAGTATGATGATGCTGGATGCGACCGTGAACCGAGTGACGCGGAGCAATTATGTGTTGGGTGCTGATGAGCGCATTAGCCCTTATCTGGCATTAAAGTCGATGACAGATTGGGCCGCGTATCAGTACTTTGAGGATCAGACCAAGGGTACTTTAAGCCAAGGTAAATTAGCTGACTTGGTCATTCTGAATCAGAACCCGTTGACTGTACCCAGTCGTGAGATTAAAAACATTAAGGTATTGGCCACTTATAAAGAAGGCAAACTTATTTATCAGAACGTGCAGAATTAA
- the purC gene encoding phosphoribosylaminoimidazolesuccinocarboxamide synthase: MLKQTLLYTGKAKSVYETDNADHLILVFRDDASAFNGEKIEQLDRKGKVNNRFNAFIMDKLAAAGIETHFEKLLSPTEVLVKKLQMIPVECVIRNYAAGSLCRRLGVEEGKELTPPTFELFFKDDALGDPMVNESQAIALGWATAEQLEKMKELTYQVNDVLKALFDAGNMILVDFKLEFGVFHDRIVLGDEFSPDGCRLWDKDTKKKLDKDRFRQGLGGVVEAYEEVASRLGINLDDI, from the coding sequence ATGTTAAAACAAACCTTGCTCTATACTGGTAAAGCTAAATCTGTATATGAGACAGACAATGCTGATCACCTGATCTTAGTATTCCGTGATGATGCCTCGGCATTCAACGGTGAAAAAATTGAGCAATTGGACCGTAAGGGCAAGGTCAACAACCGTTTTAACGCCTTCATCATGGACAAATTAGCTGCTGCAGGTATTGAAACGCATTTTGAAAAATTGCTTTCTCCAACTGAAGTGCTGGTTAAAAAACTTCAGATGATTCCAGTTGAATGTGTGATTCGTAACTATGCCGCTGGTTCTCTTTGCCGTCGTTTAGGTGTTGAAGAAGGTAAGGAATTAACTCCGCCAACATTTGAATTGTTCTTCAAAGATGATGCGCTTGGCGATCCAATGGTGAACGAATCTCAAGCGATTGCTTTAGGTTGGGCAACTGCGGAACAACTTGAAAAAATGAAAGAACTCACTTACCAAGTAAATGATGTGCTTAAAGCATTATTCGACGCAGGTAATATGATTCTGGTTGATTTCAAACTTGAATTCGGTGTGTTCCATGACCGTATCGTTTTGGGTGATGAGTTCTCTCCAGACGGTTGCCGTTTATGGGATAAAGATACCAAGAAAAAATTAGATAAAGACCGTTTCCGCCAAGGTTTAGGTGGTGTGGTTGAAGCTTATGAAGAAGTTGCTTCTCGTTTAGGTATTAACTTAGATGATATCTAA
- a CDS encoding acyltransferase yields the protein MTTNKINAAESIRGLACLAVVLSHLSLTFFPQLHNFDVSAVPQYNFFAQLHHSPLAFFYSGTGAVFVFFVLSGFVLTLSSFKKHNTAIQLKNSLIKRYPRLAIPAFVSCIIAYLVCFVPVDVSHVSEWGAALANPHPQLGTALYEGSIGAFLFGDSSYNWVLWTMQIELLGSLVIYLACYFYGKLPILCGLFLIISILTAYMISQTVLLGLLSFVLGMGLFLYAAELSTAVSVLLFLLGLYFCGAHNSSNSYQFFTQFWGEQSYDYLNFIGGFCIVYAVLKGKWLAQFFDRTVLVFLGKISFSIYLIHLAVVYALGIPLFNLLHVQWGFSYLNAGLLASLLSVLLSIVLAQPYSHYVDDLAIKVSNKLAKMF from the coding sequence ATGACCACAAACAAAATTAATGCTGCGGAAAGTATCCGAGGCTTGGCATGTCTCGCTGTTGTGTTGTCACATTTATCACTGACCTTTTTTCCACAACTGCATAATTTTGATGTAAGTGCTGTACCACAATATAATTTTTTTGCGCAGTTACATCACTCGCCGTTGGCCTTCTTTTATTCAGGTACAGGCGCGGTTTTTGTGTTCTTTGTTTTAAGTGGTTTTGTACTGACATTATCCAGTTTTAAAAAGCACAATACCGCAATACAATTGAAAAATTCCTTGATCAAACGTTACCCACGTTTGGCAATTCCAGCCTTCGTCTCTTGTATCATCGCTTATCTGGTGTGTTTTGTGCCTGTCGATGTGTCGCATGTTTCCGAATGGGGAGCAGCACTTGCCAACCCACATCCGCAACTGGGTACGGCCTTATATGAAGGCAGTATTGGTGCATTTTTATTTGGTGATTCCAGCTATAACTGGGTGCTGTGGACCATGCAAATTGAGTTGCTTGGGTCACTGGTGATTTATCTGGCCTGTTATTTCTATGGCAAGTTGCCAATTCTATGTGGTCTATTTCTCATCATTAGCATTTTGACCGCGTATATGATCTCGCAAACCGTGTTGCTGGGTCTTCTCAGTTTCGTTTTGGGGATGGGACTGTTTCTCTATGCTGCAGAACTGAGTACAGCAGTTTCAGTACTGCTATTTTTGTTGGGATTGTATTTTTGTGGCGCACACAACAGCAGCAACAGTTATCAGTTTTTTACTCAATTTTGGGGTGAGCAGAGCTATGACTATCTCAACTTTATCGGTGGCTTTTGCATTGTTTATGCAGTACTCAAAGGTAAGTGGTTAGCACAGTTTTTTGATCGGACTGTTTTGGTGTTTTTAGGCAAAATCTCATTTTCAATTTATTTAATTCATCTTGCTGTAGTTTACGCTTTGGGGATTCCATTATTTAATCTATTGCATGTGCAGTGGGGTTTTTCCTATTTAAATGCAGGATTATTGGCGAGCTTATTGAGTGTGTTATTGAGCATTGTGTTGGCACAACCTTATAGCCATTATGTCGATGATCTTGCGATTAAAGTCTCCAATAAGCTAGCAAAAATGTTTTAA
- the dapA gene encoding 4-hydroxy-tetrahydrodipicolinate synthase — protein sequence MTQLAQNIQGSIVALVTPMFEDGRVDWKSLEKLVEWHIQQGTHSIVAVGTTGEASTLSMEEHTQVIKEVIRVANKRIPIIAGTGANSTHEAIELTKAAKQLGADAALLVTPYYNKPTQEGLYQHYKAIAEAVDIPQILYNVPGRTGVDMQNETVIRLADVKNIVGIKDATGDVPRGQALIEGLNGKIAVYSGDDETAWELILLGAKGNISVTANVAPKQMSEVCEAALAGDKAKAQSLNQQIANLHNILFCESNPIPVKWALHEMGYISTGLRLPLTALAEQYREPLRTDLKTAGII from the coding sequence ATGACTCAGCTAGCACAGAATATTCAAGGCTCAATTGTCGCACTCGTCACCCCTATGTTTGAAGATGGTCGCGTAGATTGGAAGAGTCTTGAGAAGCTCGTTGAGTGGCACATCCAACAAGGTACACATAGTATTGTTGCTGTTGGCACAACGGGCGAAGCCTCTACATTAAGTATGGAAGAACACACACAAGTCATCAAAGAAGTGATTCGTGTAGCCAATAAACGCATTCCAATTATCGCGGGTACAGGTGCAAACTCAACTCACGAAGCAATTGAACTAACCAAAGCAGCCAAACAACTCGGTGCTGATGCAGCATTGCTCGTTACGCCATATTATAATAAACCAACACAAGAAGGCTTATATCAACACTATAAAGCAATTGCTGAAGCAGTTGATATTCCACAAATTCTTTATAATGTTCCAGGTCGTACTGGTGTTGACATGCAAAATGAAACCGTGATTCGTTTAGCTGATGTTAAAAACATTGTTGGGATTAAAGATGCAACAGGCGATGTACCACGTGGTCAAGCCCTCATCGAAGGTCTAAATGGTAAAATCGCAGTTTACTCAGGCGATGACGAAACTGCTTGGGAACTGATTTTATTGGGTGCCAAAGGCAATATCTCAGTTACTGCCAACGTTGCACCAAAACAAATGAGCGAAGTTTGTGAAGCTGCCTTGGCAGGTGATAAAGCAAAAGCACAAAGTTTGAATCAACAAATTGCAAATCTACACAATATTTTGTTTTGCGAATCAAACCCAATTCCTGTGAAATGGGCGTTGCATGAGATGGGATATATTAGTACAGGTCTACGCCTGCCTTTAACCGCTCTCGCAGAACAATATCGTGAACCGCTCCGCACAGATCTCAAAACTGCGGGCATTATTTAA